A stretch of the Bdellovibrio sp. 22V genome encodes the following:
- a CDS encoding UvrD-helicase domain-containing protein, protein MDVLDFVTKNLNPAQKEAVETLNGPLLILAGAGSGKTRVLTHRMANIIGQGIAAPDEILCVTFTNKAAKEMEHRIYKILNEMGAAVRSQLWISTFHSFCVRVLRQHITLLDYKPFFGIYDSSDTLSQIKKVMTALNINDKMYPAKNFQSRISSAKMLGLSPDAFEKNNKRLMDQKTVDVYRAYEAEMKKANSLDFDDLLMKTYDLFRMYPDVLQMYQEKFRYIMVDEYQDTNHIQYLLVQMLAKAHRNLCVVGDEDQSIYSWRGADIKNILDFEKDFREAKVVKLEENYRSSANIVNAATAVIKNNSQRKDKTLFTSNPDGDLIQVREEKNEYDEARFVAKTIQTMMNEGEGSYNDYAVFYRTNAQSRVLEEQLRTLAIPYRLVGGVRFYERMEIKDMLSYMKLAINPADDIALKRIINVPARGIGKTTIEKIEEFSQQHNVSMFVGAQKACEARIFNAGTTGKIRHFLNLMEELEGHATSFKLVDFYHIVLDRTEYLLALKKDESPESQARIENLEELDNAIAQFAKERGEEATLTSFLEEMALVSDVDSLDQEQNSVTLMTLHISKGLEYPYVFVVGMEENLFPSGRSVDSEGEDEIEEERRLAYVGMTRARQKLWLTYTKMRRVWGQEQFNPPSRFIKEIPSELMELKTAVEAPRFVSRYGSSSYDSETSFGRTQWGATSSDRNRARTTNYDDTQSFPDYDGDGGGGGSTYTKGMRVRHPTFGVGTIYATEGTGENFKVSVMFTDNTVKKFVVKYARLERI, encoded by the coding sequence ATGGATGTACTTGATTTTGTTACCAAAAATCTGAACCCAGCACAGAAAGAGGCAGTTGAAACCCTCAACGGCCCCCTGCTTATTTTGGCGGGCGCAGGTTCTGGTAAAACGCGTGTTCTTACCCACCGCATGGCAAACATTATCGGCCAAGGCATCGCGGCCCCCGATGAAATCCTCTGCGTAACCTTTACGAACAAGGCCGCCAAAGAGATGGAACATCGTATTTACAAGATTTTGAATGAGATGGGAGCGGCCGTTCGCTCGCAGCTCTGGATCAGCACCTTCCATAGTTTCTGTGTACGCGTTCTTCGTCAGCACATCACTCTTCTCGACTACAAACCTTTCTTCGGTATTTACGATTCTTCGGACACTTTGAGCCAGATCAAAAAAGTTATGACGGCTCTGAACATCAACGACAAAATGTATCCGGCTAAAAACTTTCAAAGCCGCATTAGCAGTGCAAAAATGCTGGGCTTGTCTCCGGATGCTTTTGAGAAAAACAACAAGCGTTTGATGGATCAAAAAACCGTCGACGTGTATCGCGCCTATGAAGCCGAAATGAAAAAAGCCAACAGCCTTGATTTCGACGATCTGTTGATGAAAACGTACGATCTCTTCCGCATGTATCCGGATGTTTTGCAGATGTATCAGGAAAAGTTCCGCTACATCATGGTTGACGAGTATCAAGACACGAATCACATCCAGTATCTGCTTGTGCAAATGCTGGCCAAAGCGCATCGCAATCTTTGTGTGGTCGGCGACGAAGACCAGTCGATTTACAGCTGGCGTGGAGCTGACATTAAAAACATTCTCGATTTCGAAAAAGATTTCCGCGAGGCCAAAGTGGTTAAGCTGGAAGAGAACTATCGCTCTTCAGCCAACATCGTGAATGCGGCGACGGCCGTGATCAAAAACAACTCGCAAAGAAAAGACAAAACTCTTTTCACCTCGAATCCCGACGGAGACCTGATTCAGGTTCGTGAAGAGAAAAATGAATACGACGAAGCTCGCTTTGTCGCGAAGACGATTCAGACAATGATGAATGAGGGCGAAGGTTCTTATAACGACTACGCTGTTTTCTATCGCACGAATGCGCAGTCTCGCGTTCTTGAAGAACAGCTTCGCACTTTGGCGATTCCTTACCGTCTTGTCGGCGGCGTGCGGTTCTATGAGCGCATGGAAATCAAAGACATGCTTTCTTATATGAAGCTCGCAATCAATCCGGCGGATGATATCGCTCTTAAACGTATCATCAACGTTCCTGCACGCGGGATTGGCAAAACGACAATCGAGAAAATCGAAGAGTTTTCTCAGCAACACAACGTCAGTATGTTCGTTGGCGCGCAAAAGGCCTGCGAAGCGCGCATTTTCAACGCCGGCACAACCGGTAAAATTCGCCACTTCTTGAATCTGATGGAAGAGCTGGAAGGCCACGCGACAAGTTTCAAGCTGGTCGATTTTTATCACATCGTTTTGGATCGTACCGAGTATTTGCTCGCGCTGAAAAAAGATGAGTCACCGGAATCTCAAGCTCGTATCGAGAACTTGGAAGAATTAGACAACGCCATCGCGCAGTTCGCAAAAGAACGCGGCGAAGAAGCGACTTTGACAAGCTTCCTTGAAGAGATGGCCTTGGTCAGCGATGTCGATTCTTTGGATCAAGAGCAAAACTCTGTCACGCTGATGACTCTGCATATTTCAAAAGGTCTTGAATACCCTTACGTTTTTGTTGTCGGTATGGAGGAAAATCTTTTCCCAAGCGGTCGCAGTGTTGACAGCGAAGGCGAGGACGAAATCGAAGAAGAGCGTCGCCTGGCTTACGTCGGTATGACTCGCGCGCGCCAAAAGCTGTGGCTGACTTATACCAAAATGCGTCGCGTATGGGGGCAAGAACAGTTCAATCCGCCTTCACGCTTTATCAAAGAAATTCCATCAGAATTGATGGAGTTGAAAACGGCCGTCGAAGCACCGCGCTTTGTTTCCCGTTATGGTTCCAGCTCATACGATTCAGAAACTTCCTTTGGCAGAACGCAATGGGGTGCCACCAGCTCTGATCGCAATCGTGCGCGCACAACAAACTATGACGATACGCAGTCCTTCCCTGACTACGACGGTGACGGGGGCGGCGGAGGCAGCACGTACACGAAAGGCATGCGTGTGCGCCATCCTACCTTTGGTGTCGGCACCATCTATGCGACCGAGGGAACGGGCGAAAACTTCAAGGTCAGCGTGATGTTCACGGATAACACGGTGAAGAAATTTGTCGTGAAGTATGCCCGCCTGGAACGAATTTGA